A segment of the Bacteroidota bacterium genome:
CCACGGCGTTATCAATGAGAATACCGGTCGCTCCTCCATTCAGAAATACAGTTTTATGGTTGATGCTTTTTCCTTCAATCATCTCGTGCAGAATTTCTCCGCCGGCAACTTCAGTTGAATCTGTTATGTGTGCAAGATCGAGCGCACGCTTATTCGCGAGCGCCGCATGCCCATCCACGCGCTTGAGAAAAACAGGTGTGTTCGGAAAAAGAGAATCGAGAATTTTTTTCGTCGGGAATTCTTTCATCGCCCAATCGTTCTGATCCCAGCCGCGGCCAATGATCCACGGATTTTTATTTGTAGCAGAATATTTTTTCACCCGGTCAATTACTTCCGCAAAAGATTTTGTTCCCACGAGATCACATTCCTGCAAACCCAAACCGTAATTCACAAAATGACAATGTGCATCAATGAGTCCCGGAAGAACTGTTTTTCCTTTGGCGTCAATGGTGGAATCGGCATCATACATCGCGCCGATGCTTTCATTGGTTCCCACGGCAATGAATTTCCCATCTTTCACCGCAAAACTTTCGAGCACAGCAAATCCTCCGTCGGCCGTATAAATTTTTCCATTTTTGAGAATAAGATCAGCGTGTTGTTTTTTTGTTCCGCAGGAAAAGAAGAACAGGAGTGAGAAAAAAAGGAAGAAACAATTGCGCATAAAATTTCTCATGAATTCATGAATTCGCAAATGAGACGATGAAAATGATGTGTTCCTGTTTCGCGCGCCGGGGAATATCTTCCGTTTTTATAGAAAGAAGAACGGATACCTTTCTGCACATCTTCAACGATCGATTCATCTTCACGTTCCACTTTATCAAGATCGGCGCCAGCACCACGATCGGGTTTGTTCTCTTTCCAGGTGTAAGTGATGAAAGAAACTTTAGTGAGATCAGGAGCCAGCGGGCGTACGATATTTATTGAAAGTCCCCAGGGATAAAAGTTGAACATGAGGTTTGGAAATATCCACCAGTAATAAGCAGCGATCTTTTTTCCATGATCGGGATGATCTTTTGGTAATTCGAAAATTTCATCTCCACCGCGCGAAAGTCCGAGTTGCAGAACGGAATAAGGAAAAAGTTCCGTGGAATAGGAATTGTAATCAAGTACAGCAGCGAGTGACTGATGAACGTACGGAATATGGAATCCTTCGAGGTAATTCTCGCAATACAAAGCCCAGTTTGCTTTCACCACGTAATCGCGGGAAAGAATTTCATGATGACTGAATTCTGTCAAAGGAAGAAAACTCATTCTTTTTTTCATATCGCCGAGAACATCGCCGGCAGAAATTTTTGCATCAATGGAAGCAAAAAGAAATTGTTCCCATTGTGAAAAAGGAACTTGTGACAAATTATCTTTTTCCGAAGGGAAATTTTCCACGCCTTCGAATTCGGGCATGGAAGAAAAATCTCCATTCAGTTTGAATTTGCGCCCGTGATAACGACAGCGAATGTGGCTGGCAGTGCAGGCAGCGTC
Coding sequences within it:
- a CDS encoding Rieske 2Fe-2S domain-containing protein → MKFFVDPDIRKAETLDTSFYNSRENFEISKKKIFSSTWQYIGDKNLVRLQGQLSPKLFLEGFCNDPILFVRDKEDHVHCLSNVCTHRGNILVDAACTASHIRCRYHGRKFKLNGDFSSMPEFEGVENFPSEKDNLSQVPFSQWEQFLFASIDAKISAGDVLGDMKKRMSFLPLTEFSHHEILSRDYVVKANWALYCENYLEGFHIPYVHQSLAAVLDYNSYSTELFPYSVLQLGLSRGGDEIFELPKDHPDHGKKIAAYYWWIFPNLMFNFYPWGLSINIVRPLAPDLTKVSFITYTWKENKPDRGAGADLDKVEREDESIVEDVQKGIRSSFYKNGRYSPARETGTHHFHRLICEFMNS